One genomic region from Enoplosus armatus isolate fEnoArm2 chromosome 17, fEnoArm2.hap1, whole genome shotgun sequence encodes:
- the LOC139299898 gene encoding ADP-ribosylation factor-like protein 4D gives MGNQLTEIAPNTPFLPSFQSLHVVVIGLDSAGKTSLLYRLKLREFVETIPTKGFNMERIKVPMGISKTNTSTFQVWDVGGQEKLRPLWKSYTRRTDGLVFVVDAAEAERMEEAKVELHRITRSAENQGVPVLVLANKQDLDGAMSATEVEKVLALHELSSSTLHHTQGCSALDGQGLQPGLEKLYEMILKRKKMLRHSKKKR, from the exons ATGGGGAACCAATTAACAGAAATTGCCCCCAACACCCCGTTCCTCCCTAGCTTCCAGTCTTTACATGTAGTGGTGATTGGTTTGGACTCTGCAGGGAAAACCTCCCTCCTCTACAGACTCAAGCTGCGGGAGTTTGTTGAGACAATCCCCACCAAAGGCTTCAACATGGAGCGGATTAAAGTACCCATGGGGATCTCAAAAACCAACACCTCCACATTCCAGGTGTGGGACGTCGGTGGTCAAGAGAAACTGAGGCCCCTCTGGAAGTCGTACACCCGGAGGACGGACGGGCTGGTGTTCGTGGTGGACGCAGCTGAGGCGGAGCGCATGGAGGAGGCCAAGGTGGAGCTCCACCGGATCACCCGGTCCGCAGAGAACCAGGGGGTGCCCGTGCTGGTTCTGGCAAACAAACAGGACCTGGATGGAGCCATGTCAGCCACAGAG GTGGAGAAGGTGCTGGCCCTCCATGAGCTGAGCTCATCCACACTGCACCACACACAGGGCTGCTCTGCGCTGGATGGTCAGGGCCTGCAGCCCGGCCTGGAGAAGCTCTATGAGATGAtcctgaagaggaagaagatgctCCGACACAGCAAGAAGAAAAGATGA